A stretch of Perognathus longimembris pacificus isolate PPM17 chromosome 1, ASM2315922v1, whole genome shotgun sequence DNA encodes these proteins:
- the Cel gene encoding bile salt-activated lipase, whose protein sequence is MGHLELAVLGLACCLAAAGAAKLGTVYTEGGFVEGVNKKLSLLGGESVDIFKGIPYATARTLENPQRHPGWQGTLKAKDFRKRCLQATITQDNTYGSEDCLYLNIWVPQGRKQVSHNLPVMIWIYGGAFLMGSGHGANFLSNYLYDGEEIATRGNVIVVTLNYRVGPLGFLSTGDANLPGNYGLRDQHMAIAWVKRNIAAFGGDPDNITIFGESAGGASVSLQTLSPYNKGLIRRAISQSGVALSPWAVQHNPLFWAEKIAQKVGCPTDDTGRLARCLKVTDPRALTMAYKMPLAGLEYPMVHYLGFVPVVDGDFIPDDPINLYGNAADIDYLAGTNNMDGHLFATIDMPAIDKSNKDITEEDFYRMVSGLTLTKGHRGASATFDIYTEPWAQDPSQATKKKTVVDLETDVLFLVPTELALAQHKMNAKSGRTYSYLFSHPSRMPIYPKWMGADHADDLQYVFGKPFATPLGYRAQDRTISKAMIAYWTNFAKSGDPNMGHSPVPTHWYPYTMEDGNYLEITKKMNSQSMKAHLRRKYVQYWAVTYSELPTVPPAVDDPQASPVPPAVDDPQASPVPPADDPQASPVPPAVDDPQASPVPPAVDDPQASPVPPADDSQASPVPPAVDDPQASPVPPADDSQAAPVPPADDPEGAPMPVAIGF, encoded by the exons ATGGGGCACCTGGAGCTGGCCGTCCTGGGCCTCGCCTGCTGCTTGGCGGCGGCCGGCGCTGCGAAG CTGGGGACCGTGTACACGGAAGGCGGTTTCGTGGAAGGCGTCAATAAGAAGCTCAGCCTCTTGGGCGGCGAATCTGTGGACATCTTCAAGGGCATTCCCTATGCCACCGCCAGGACCCTGGAGAACCCCCAGCGCCACCCCGGCTGGCAAG GAACCCTGAAGGCCAAAGACTTCAGGAAGCGATGCCTGCAGGCTACCATCACCCAGGACAACACCTACGGGAGCGAAGACTGCCTCTACCTCAACATCTGGGTCCCCCAGGGCAGGAAGCAAG TCTCCCACAATCTGCCCGTGATGATCTGGATTTACGGGGGTGCCTTCCTCATGGGGTCCGGCCACGGGGCCAACTTCCTCAGTAACTACTTGTATGACGGGGAGGAGATTGCCACACGGGGCAACGTCATTGTGGTCACCTTGAACTACCGCGTCGGCCCCCTGGGCTTCCTCAGCACGGGGGACGCCAACCTGCCAG GGAACTACGGCCTCCGCGACCAGCACATGGCTATTGCCTGGGTGAAGAGGAACATCGCAGCCTTTGGAGGGGACCCCGATAACATCACCATCTTTGGGGAATCCGCTGGAGGCGCCAGTGTGTCTCTGCAG ACGCTCTCCCCCTACAACAAGGGCCTCATCCGGAGAGCCATTAGCCAGAGCGGCGTGGCGCTGAGCCCCTGGGCCGTCCAGCACAACCCGCTCTTCTGGGCAGAAAAG atcGCGCAGAAGGTGGGCTGCCCCACAGATGACACCGGCAGGCTGGCCAGGTGTCTCAAGGTCACCGACCCTCGCGCCCTGACAATGGCCTACAAGATGCCACTGGCAGGCCTGGAGT ACCCCATGGTGCATTACCTGGGCTTCGTCCCTGTCGTCGACGGAGACTTCATCCCCGATGACCCCATCAACCTGTACGGCAACGCCGCCGACATTGATTACTTAGCAGGCACCAACAACATGGACGGGCACCTCTTTGCCACCATCGACATGCCAGCCATTGACAAGTCCAACAAGGACATCACGGA GGAGGATTTCTACAGGATGGTCAGCGGACTCACCCTCACCAAGGGGCACCGAGGCGCCAGTGCCACCTTTGACATCTACACTGAGCCCTGGGCCCAGGACCCATCCCAGGCCACTAAAAAGAAGACGGTGGTGGACTTGGAGACCGACGTCCTCTTCCTGGTTCCCACGGAGTTGGCTCTGGCCCAGcacaaaatgaatgccaa GAGTGGCCGGACCTACTCCTACCTGTTTTCCCACCCCTCTCGGATGCCCATCTATCCCAAATGGATGGGGGCTGACCACGCCGATGACCTGCAGTATGTGTTTGGCAAGCCCTTCGCCACGCCCCTGGGTTACCGTGCCCAAGACAGGACCATCTCCAAGGCCATGATTGCTTACTGGACCAACTTTGCCAAAAGCGG ggACCCCAACATGGGCCACTCGCCTGTGCCCACACACTGGTACCCCTACACCATGGAGGACGGTAACTACCTGGAGATCACCAAGAAGATGAACAGCCAGTCCATGAAGGCGCACCTGAGGAGGAAGTATGTGCAGTACTGGGCTGTGACCTACAGTGAACTGCCCACAGTGCCCCCGGCGGTGGACGACCCCCAGGCCTCCCCGGTGCCCCCGGCGGTGGACGACCCCCAGGCCTCCCCGGTGCCCCCGGCGGACGACCCCCAGGCCTCCCCGGTGCCCCCGGCGGTGGACGACCCCCAGGCCTCCCCGGTGCCCCCGGCGGTGGACGACCCCCAGGCCTCCCCGGTGCCCCCGGCGGATGACTCCCAGGCCTCCCCGGTGCCCCCGGCGGTGGACGACCCCCAGGCCTCCCCGGTGCCCCCGGCGGATGACTCCCAGGCCGCTCCCGTGCCCCCGGCTGACGACCCTGAAGGAGCTCCAATGCCTGTTGCCATTGGCTTCTAG
- the Ralgds gene encoding ral guanine nucleotide dissociation stimulator isoform X2: MVQRMWAEAAGPAGGAEPLFPGSRRSRSVWDAVRLELGVPDSCPVVLHSFTQLDPDLPRLESSTQEIGEELINGVIYSISLRKVQLHHGATKGQRWLGYENESALNLYETCKVRTVKAGTLEKLVEHLVPAFQGSDLSYVTIFLCTYRAFTTTQQVLDLLFKRYGCILPYSSEDGGPQDQLRTAISSILGTWLDQYSEDFCQPPHFPCLKQLVAYVQLNMPGSDLERRAHLLLAQLEDLGASEPEPEGVEPALSPAPVLALKPSPELEPAPAPALAPRPVTPQASGPELEPESALEAAVERESASLPAAELEPAPSQTPEPEPDPASGPAGEPSCPSPVAAENGLSEKPHLLAFPPDLVAEQFTLMDAELFKKVVPYHCLGSIWSQRDKKGKEHLAPTIRATVAQFNNVANCVITTCLGEHSMKASDRARVVEHWIEVARECRVLKNFSSLYAILSALQSNAIHRLKRTWEEVSRESFRVFQKLSEIFSDENNYSLSRELLIKEGTSKFATLEMNPRRGQRRPKEMGVIQGTVPYLGTFLTDLVMLDTAMKDYLYGRLINFEKRRKEFEVIAQIKLLQSACNNYSIVPEEHFRAWFEAMERLSEAESYNLSCELEPPSESASNTLKTRKSTAIVKRWSDRQAPSTELSPSGSSHSKSCDQLRCGPYLSSGDMADALSVHSAGSSSSDVEEINMSFVPESPDGQEKKFWESASQSSPETSGISSASSSTSSSSASTTPVAATRTHKRSVSGVSGYSSSLPLYNQQVGDCCIIRVSLDVDNGNMYKSILVTSQDKAPTVIRKAMDKHHLDEEDPEEYELVQVISEDRKLKIPENANVFYAMNSTANYDFVLRKRTFSKGVKVKHGASSTLPRVKQKGLKIAKGIF; encoded by the exons ATGGTGCAGCGCATGTGGGCCGAGGCGGCCGGGCCCGCGGGCGGCGCCGAGCCGCTGTTCCCGGGCTCGCGGCGGAGCCGCAGCGTGTGGGACGCCGTGCGCCTGGAGCTGGGCGTCCCCGACAGCTGCCCGGTGGTGCTGCACAGCTTCACGCAGCTCGACCCCGACCTGCCGCGCCTGGAG AGTTCCACGCAGGAGATCGGGGAGGAGCTGATCAACGGGGTCATCTACTCCATTTCTCTGCGCAAGGTTCAGCTGCACCACGGGGCCACCAAGGGCCAGCGCTGGCTTGGG TATGAGAATGAGTCCGCCCTGAACCTCTACGAGACCTGCAAAGTGCGCACCGTGAAGGCCGGCACGCTGGAGAAGCTGGTGGAGCACCTGGTGCCCGCCTTCCAGGGCAGCGACCTTTCCTACGTCACCATCTTCCTGTGCACCTACAGGGCCTTCACCACCACCCAGCAGGTGCTGGATCTGTTGTTCAAAAG ATATGGCTGCATCCTCCCCTACTCCAGTGAGGACGGTGGACCGCAGGACCAACTCAGAAC GGCCATCTCCTCCATCCTGGGCACGTGGCTGGACCAGTACTCGGAGGACTTCTGCCAGCCTCCACACTTTCCCTGCCTCAAGCAGCTGGTGGCCTACGTGCAGCTCAACATGCCCGGCTCAGACCTGGAGCGCCGCGCCCACCTGCTCCTGGCCCAGCTGGAGGACCTGGGGGCCAGTGAGCCCGAGCCCGAGGGGGTGGAGCCTG CTCTGTCGCCAGCCCCAGTGCTAGCTCTGAAGCCAAGTCCAGAGCTAGAGCCAGCTCCAGCACCGGCTCTGGCACCCCGCCCAGTGACACCACAAGCATCAGGTCCCGAGTTAGAGCCAGAGTCAGCTCTAGAGGCTGCTGTGGAGCGAGAGTCGGCGTCATTACCTGCTGCAGAGCTGGAGCCCGCCCCCTCACAGACTCCAGAGCCCGAACCTGACCCGGCGTCAGGCCCAGCCGGAGAACCTTCCTGCCCTTCCCCTGTGGCCGCGGAGAACGGGCTGAGCGAGAAGCCTCATCTGCTGGCGTTCCCTCCCGACCTGGTGGCGGAGCAGTTCACGCTGATGGACGCG GAGCTGTTCAAGAAGGTGGTACCCTACCACTGCCTAGGCTCCATCTGGTCCCAGAGGGACAAGAAAGGCAAGGAGCACTTGGCGCCTACCATCCGGGCCACCGTCGCCCAGTTCAACAACGTGGCCAACTGCGTCATCACCACCTGCCTCGGGGAGCACAGCATGAAGGCCTCGGACAGGGCCCGCGTGGTGGAGCACTGGATCGAGGTGGCCAGG GAGTGCCGAGTTCTGAAGAACTTCTCTTCCCTCTACGCCATCCTCTCGGCTCTGCAGAGCAACGCCATCCACCGCCTGAAGAGGACCTGGGAAGAGGTCTCCAG GGAAAGCTTCCGCGTGTTCCAGAAGCTGTCGGAGATTTTCTCAGACGAGAACAACTACTCCCTCAGCAGAGAGCTGCTGATCAAG GAGGGGACTTCCAAGTTTGCCACCCTGGAGATGAACCCTAGGCGAGGCCAGAGGCGGCCGAAGGAGATG GGTGTCATCCAGGGCACCGTCCCCTACCTCGGCACGTTCCTCACTGACCTGGTGATGCTGGACACGGCCATGAAGGACTACCTATAC GGGAGACTGATCAACTtcgagaagaggaggaag GAATTCGAAGTGATCGCCCAGATCAAGCTCCTGCAGTCGGCCTGCAACAATTACAGCATTGTGCCGGAGGAGCACTTCagggcctggtttgaggccatgGAGCGGCTCAGCgaggctgagag CTACAACCTGTCGTGTGAGCTGGAACCCCCCTCAGAGTCAGCCAGCAACACCCTGAAGACCAGGAAGAGCACGGCCATTGTCAAGCGCTGGAGCGA CCGCCAGGCCCCCAGCACCGAGCTCAGCCCCAGCGGCAGCTCGCACTCCAAGTCCTGCGACCAGCTCAGGTGCGGCCCCTACCTCAGCAGCGGGGACATGGCCGACGCGCTCAGCGTGCACTCGGCCGGCTCCTCCAGCTCCGACGTGGAGGAGATCAACATGAGCTTCGTCCCAGAGTCCCCTGACGGCCAGGAGAAGAAG TTCTGGGAGTCGGCTTCCCAGTCCTCCCCAGAAACCTCGGGGATCAGCTCCGCCTCCAGCAGCACGTCGTCCTCGTCGGCCTCCACCACGCCCGTGGCCGCCACCCGCACCCACAAGCGCTCCGTGTCGGGGGTCAGCGGCTACAGCTCCTCGCTGCCCCTGTACAACCAGCAGGTGGGCGACTGCTGCATCATCAGGGTGAGCCTGGACGTGGACAACGGCAACATGTACAAGAGCATCCTG GTGACCAGCCAAGATAAGGCCCCCACTGTCATCCGCAAGGCCATGGACAAGCACCACCTGGACGAGGAGGACCCCGAGGAGTACGAGCTGGTGCAGGTCATCTCCGAGGACCGAA AGCTGAAGATCCCTGAAAACGCCAATGTGTTCTACGCCATGAACTCCACTGCCAACTATGACTTCGTGCTGAGGAAGCGGACCTTCAGCAAGGGGGTGAAGGTCAAGCACGGAGCCAGCTCCACCCTCCCGCGCGTCAAGCAGAAGGGACTCAAGATTGCCAAGGGCATCTTCTAA
- the Ralgds gene encoding ral guanine nucleotide dissociation stimulator isoform X3: MMVDCQSSTQEIGEELINGVIYSISLRKVQLHHGATKGQRWLGYENESALNLYETCKVRTVKAGTLEKLVEHLVPAFQGSDLSYVTIFLCTYRAFTTTQQVLDLLFKRFSRCDALTDSSRYGCILPYSSEDGGPQDQLRTAISSILGTWLDQYSEDFCQPPHFPCLKQLVAYVQLNMPGSDLERRAHLLLAQLEDLGASEPEPEGVEPALSPAPVLALKPSPELEPAPAPALAPRPVTPQASGPELEPESALEAAVERESASLPAAELEPAPSQTPEPEPDPASGPAGEPSCPSPVAAENGLSEKPHLLAFPPDLVAEQFTLMDAELFKKVVPYHCLGSIWSQRDKKGKEHLAPTIRATVAQFNNVANCVITTCLGEHSMKASDRARVVEHWIEVARECRVLKNFSSLYAILSALQSNAIHRLKRTWEEVSRESFRVFQKLSEIFSDENNYSLSRELLIKEGTSKFATLEMNPRRGQRRPKEMGVIQGTVPYLGTFLTDLVMLDTAMKDYLYGRLINFEKRRKEFEVIAQIKLLQSACNNYSIVPEEHFRAWFEAMERLSEAESYNLSCELEPPSESASNTLKTRKSTAIVKRWSDRQAPSTELSPSGSSHSKSCDQLRCGPYLSSGDMADALSVHSAGSSSSDVEEINMSFVPESPDGQEKKFWESASQSSPETSGISSASSSTSSSSASTTPVAATRTHKRSVSGVSGYSSSLPLYNQQVGDCCIIRVSLDVDNGNMYKSILVTSQDKAPTVIRKAMDKHHLDEEDPEEYELVQVISEDRKLKIPENANVFYAMNSTANYDFVLRKRTFSKGVKVKHGASSTLPRVKQKGLKIAKGIF, encoded by the exons AGTTCCACGCAGGAGATCGGGGAGGAGCTGATCAACGGGGTCATCTACTCCATTTCTCTGCGCAAGGTTCAGCTGCACCACGGGGCCACCAAGGGCCAGCGCTGGCTTGGG TATGAGAATGAGTCCGCCCTGAACCTCTACGAGACCTGCAAAGTGCGCACCGTGAAGGCCGGCACGCTGGAGAAGCTGGTGGAGCACCTGGTGCCCGCCTTCCAGGGCAGCGACCTTTCCTACGTCACCATCTTCCTGTGCACCTACAGGGCCTTCACCACCACCCAGCAGGTGCTGGATCTGTTGTTCAAAAG GTTCAGTAGATGTGATGCCCTCACGGACTCCTCTAGATATGGCTGCATCCTCCCCTACTCCAGTGAGGACGGTGGACCGCAGGACCAACTCAGAAC GGCCATCTCCTCCATCCTGGGCACGTGGCTGGACCAGTACTCGGAGGACTTCTGCCAGCCTCCACACTTTCCCTGCCTCAAGCAGCTGGTGGCCTACGTGCAGCTCAACATGCCCGGCTCAGACCTGGAGCGCCGCGCCCACCTGCTCCTGGCCCAGCTGGAGGACCTGGGGGCCAGTGAGCCCGAGCCCGAGGGGGTGGAGCCTG CTCTGTCGCCAGCCCCAGTGCTAGCTCTGAAGCCAAGTCCAGAGCTAGAGCCAGCTCCAGCACCGGCTCTGGCACCCCGCCCAGTGACACCACAAGCATCAGGTCCCGAGTTAGAGCCAGAGTCAGCTCTAGAGGCTGCTGTGGAGCGAGAGTCGGCGTCATTACCTGCTGCAGAGCTGGAGCCCGCCCCCTCACAGACTCCAGAGCCCGAACCTGACCCGGCGTCAGGCCCAGCCGGAGAACCTTCCTGCCCTTCCCCTGTGGCCGCGGAGAACGGGCTGAGCGAGAAGCCTCATCTGCTGGCGTTCCCTCCCGACCTGGTGGCGGAGCAGTTCACGCTGATGGACGCG GAGCTGTTCAAGAAGGTGGTACCCTACCACTGCCTAGGCTCCATCTGGTCCCAGAGGGACAAGAAAGGCAAGGAGCACTTGGCGCCTACCATCCGGGCCACCGTCGCCCAGTTCAACAACGTGGCCAACTGCGTCATCACCACCTGCCTCGGGGAGCACAGCATGAAGGCCTCGGACAGGGCCCGCGTGGTGGAGCACTGGATCGAGGTGGCCAGG GAGTGCCGAGTTCTGAAGAACTTCTCTTCCCTCTACGCCATCCTCTCGGCTCTGCAGAGCAACGCCATCCACCGCCTGAAGAGGACCTGGGAAGAGGTCTCCAG GGAAAGCTTCCGCGTGTTCCAGAAGCTGTCGGAGATTTTCTCAGACGAGAACAACTACTCCCTCAGCAGAGAGCTGCTGATCAAG GAGGGGACTTCCAAGTTTGCCACCCTGGAGATGAACCCTAGGCGAGGCCAGAGGCGGCCGAAGGAGATG GGTGTCATCCAGGGCACCGTCCCCTACCTCGGCACGTTCCTCACTGACCTGGTGATGCTGGACACGGCCATGAAGGACTACCTATAC GGGAGACTGATCAACTtcgagaagaggaggaag GAATTCGAAGTGATCGCCCAGATCAAGCTCCTGCAGTCGGCCTGCAACAATTACAGCATTGTGCCGGAGGAGCACTTCagggcctggtttgaggccatgGAGCGGCTCAGCgaggctgagag CTACAACCTGTCGTGTGAGCTGGAACCCCCCTCAGAGTCAGCCAGCAACACCCTGAAGACCAGGAAGAGCACGGCCATTGTCAAGCGCTGGAGCGA CCGCCAGGCCCCCAGCACCGAGCTCAGCCCCAGCGGCAGCTCGCACTCCAAGTCCTGCGACCAGCTCAGGTGCGGCCCCTACCTCAGCAGCGGGGACATGGCCGACGCGCTCAGCGTGCACTCGGCCGGCTCCTCCAGCTCCGACGTGGAGGAGATCAACATGAGCTTCGTCCCAGAGTCCCCTGACGGCCAGGAGAAGAAG TTCTGGGAGTCGGCTTCCCAGTCCTCCCCAGAAACCTCGGGGATCAGCTCCGCCTCCAGCAGCACGTCGTCCTCGTCGGCCTCCACCACGCCCGTGGCCGCCACCCGCACCCACAAGCGCTCCGTGTCGGGGGTCAGCGGCTACAGCTCCTCGCTGCCCCTGTACAACCAGCAGGTGGGCGACTGCTGCATCATCAGGGTGAGCCTGGACGTGGACAACGGCAACATGTACAAGAGCATCCTG GTGACCAGCCAAGATAAGGCCCCCACTGTCATCCGCAAGGCCATGGACAAGCACCACCTGGACGAGGAGGACCCCGAGGAGTACGAGCTGGTGCAGGTCATCTCCGAGGACCGAA AGCTGAAGATCCCTGAAAACGCCAATGTGTTCTACGCCATGAACTCCACTGCCAACTATGACTTCGTGCTGAGGAAGCGGACCTTCAGCAAGGGGGTGAAGGTCAAGCACGGAGCCAGCTCCACCCTCCCGCGCGTCAAGCAGAAGGGACTCAAGATTGCCAAGGGCATCTTCTAA
- the Ralgds gene encoding ral guanine nucleotide dissociation stimulator isoform X1 — protein MVQRMWAEAAGPAGGAEPLFPGSRRSRSVWDAVRLELGVPDSCPVVLHSFTQLDPDLPRLESSTQEIGEELINGVIYSISLRKVQLHHGATKGQRWLGYENESALNLYETCKVRTVKAGTLEKLVEHLVPAFQGSDLSYVTIFLCTYRAFTTTQQVLDLLFKRFSRCDALTDSSRYGCILPYSSEDGGPQDQLRTAISSILGTWLDQYSEDFCQPPHFPCLKQLVAYVQLNMPGSDLERRAHLLLAQLEDLGASEPEPEGVEPALSPAPVLALKPSPELEPAPAPALAPRPVTPQASGPELEPESALEAAVERESASLPAAELEPAPSQTPEPEPDPASGPAGEPSCPSPVAAENGLSEKPHLLAFPPDLVAEQFTLMDAELFKKVVPYHCLGSIWSQRDKKGKEHLAPTIRATVAQFNNVANCVITTCLGEHSMKASDRARVVEHWIEVARECRVLKNFSSLYAILSALQSNAIHRLKRTWEEVSRESFRVFQKLSEIFSDENNYSLSRELLIKEGTSKFATLEMNPRRGQRRPKEMGVIQGTVPYLGTFLTDLVMLDTAMKDYLYGRLINFEKRRKEFEVIAQIKLLQSACNNYSIVPEEHFRAWFEAMERLSEAESYNLSCELEPPSESASNTLKTRKSTAIVKRWSDRQAPSTELSPSGSSHSKSCDQLRCGPYLSSGDMADALSVHSAGSSSSDVEEINMSFVPESPDGQEKKFWESASQSSPETSGISSASSSTSSSSASTTPVAATRTHKRSVSGVSGYSSSLPLYNQQVGDCCIIRVSLDVDNGNMYKSILVTSQDKAPTVIRKAMDKHHLDEEDPEEYELVQVISEDRKLKIPENANVFYAMNSTANYDFVLRKRTFSKGVKVKHGASSTLPRVKQKGLKIAKGIF, from the exons ATGGTGCAGCGCATGTGGGCCGAGGCGGCCGGGCCCGCGGGCGGCGCCGAGCCGCTGTTCCCGGGCTCGCGGCGGAGCCGCAGCGTGTGGGACGCCGTGCGCCTGGAGCTGGGCGTCCCCGACAGCTGCCCGGTGGTGCTGCACAGCTTCACGCAGCTCGACCCCGACCTGCCGCGCCTGGAG AGTTCCACGCAGGAGATCGGGGAGGAGCTGATCAACGGGGTCATCTACTCCATTTCTCTGCGCAAGGTTCAGCTGCACCACGGGGCCACCAAGGGCCAGCGCTGGCTTGGG TATGAGAATGAGTCCGCCCTGAACCTCTACGAGACCTGCAAAGTGCGCACCGTGAAGGCCGGCACGCTGGAGAAGCTGGTGGAGCACCTGGTGCCCGCCTTCCAGGGCAGCGACCTTTCCTACGTCACCATCTTCCTGTGCACCTACAGGGCCTTCACCACCACCCAGCAGGTGCTGGATCTGTTGTTCAAAAG GTTCAGTAGATGTGATGCCCTCACGGACTCCTCTAGATATGGCTGCATCCTCCCCTACTCCAGTGAGGACGGTGGACCGCAGGACCAACTCAGAAC GGCCATCTCCTCCATCCTGGGCACGTGGCTGGACCAGTACTCGGAGGACTTCTGCCAGCCTCCACACTTTCCCTGCCTCAAGCAGCTGGTGGCCTACGTGCAGCTCAACATGCCCGGCTCAGACCTGGAGCGCCGCGCCCACCTGCTCCTGGCCCAGCTGGAGGACCTGGGGGCCAGTGAGCCCGAGCCCGAGGGGGTGGAGCCTG CTCTGTCGCCAGCCCCAGTGCTAGCTCTGAAGCCAAGTCCAGAGCTAGAGCCAGCTCCAGCACCGGCTCTGGCACCCCGCCCAGTGACACCACAAGCATCAGGTCCCGAGTTAGAGCCAGAGTCAGCTCTAGAGGCTGCTGTGGAGCGAGAGTCGGCGTCATTACCTGCTGCAGAGCTGGAGCCCGCCCCCTCACAGACTCCAGAGCCCGAACCTGACCCGGCGTCAGGCCCAGCCGGAGAACCTTCCTGCCCTTCCCCTGTGGCCGCGGAGAACGGGCTGAGCGAGAAGCCTCATCTGCTGGCGTTCCCTCCCGACCTGGTGGCGGAGCAGTTCACGCTGATGGACGCG GAGCTGTTCAAGAAGGTGGTACCCTACCACTGCCTAGGCTCCATCTGGTCCCAGAGGGACAAGAAAGGCAAGGAGCACTTGGCGCCTACCATCCGGGCCACCGTCGCCCAGTTCAACAACGTGGCCAACTGCGTCATCACCACCTGCCTCGGGGAGCACAGCATGAAGGCCTCGGACAGGGCCCGCGTGGTGGAGCACTGGATCGAGGTGGCCAGG GAGTGCCGAGTTCTGAAGAACTTCTCTTCCCTCTACGCCATCCTCTCGGCTCTGCAGAGCAACGCCATCCACCGCCTGAAGAGGACCTGGGAAGAGGTCTCCAG GGAAAGCTTCCGCGTGTTCCAGAAGCTGTCGGAGATTTTCTCAGACGAGAACAACTACTCCCTCAGCAGAGAGCTGCTGATCAAG GAGGGGACTTCCAAGTTTGCCACCCTGGAGATGAACCCTAGGCGAGGCCAGAGGCGGCCGAAGGAGATG GGTGTCATCCAGGGCACCGTCCCCTACCTCGGCACGTTCCTCACTGACCTGGTGATGCTGGACACGGCCATGAAGGACTACCTATAC GGGAGACTGATCAACTtcgagaagaggaggaag GAATTCGAAGTGATCGCCCAGATCAAGCTCCTGCAGTCGGCCTGCAACAATTACAGCATTGTGCCGGAGGAGCACTTCagggcctggtttgaggccatgGAGCGGCTCAGCgaggctgagag CTACAACCTGTCGTGTGAGCTGGAACCCCCCTCAGAGTCAGCCAGCAACACCCTGAAGACCAGGAAGAGCACGGCCATTGTCAAGCGCTGGAGCGA CCGCCAGGCCCCCAGCACCGAGCTCAGCCCCAGCGGCAGCTCGCACTCCAAGTCCTGCGACCAGCTCAGGTGCGGCCCCTACCTCAGCAGCGGGGACATGGCCGACGCGCTCAGCGTGCACTCGGCCGGCTCCTCCAGCTCCGACGTGGAGGAGATCAACATGAGCTTCGTCCCAGAGTCCCCTGACGGCCAGGAGAAGAAG TTCTGGGAGTCGGCTTCCCAGTCCTCCCCAGAAACCTCGGGGATCAGCTCCGCCTCCAGCAGCACGTCGTCCTCGTCGGCCTCCACCACGCCCGTGGCCGCCACCCGCACCCACAAGCGCTCCGTGTCGGGGGTCAGCGGCTACAGCTCCTCGCTGCCCCTGTACAACCAGCAGGTGGGCGACTGCTGCATCATCAGGGTGAGCCTGGACGTGGACAACGGCAACATGTACAAGAGCATCCTG GTGACCAGCCAAGATAAGGCCCCCACTGTCATCCGCAAGGCCATGGACAAGCACCACCTGGACGAGGAGGACCCCGAGGAGTACGAGCTGGTGCAGGTCATCTCCGAGGACCGAA AGCTGAAGATCCCTGAAAACGCCAATGTGTTCTACGCCATGAACTCCACTGCCAACTATGACTTCGTGCTGAGGAAGCGGACCTTCAGCAAGGGGGTGAAGGTCAAGCACGGAGCCAGCTCCACCCTCCCGCGCGTCAAGCAGAAGGGACTCAAGATTGCCAAGGGCATCTTCTAA